Proteins found in one Hippopotamus amphibius kiboko isolate mHipAmp2 chromosome 12, mHipAmp2.hap2, whole genome shotgun sequence genomic segment:
- the CD93 gene encoding complement component C1q receptor yields MAGSAGLLLLLLLVPPRVGAAADQEAVVCAGAACYTAHRVKLSAEEAQLHCSKNGGNLATVKSEEEARHVQGALVQLLPPGTPLADRTGRFWIGLQRDKGKCLDSNLPLKGFSWVGGGEDTSYTNWHKEAKSSCTSKRCVSLMLDLSMPALASRLSRWAEGPCGSSKYSGSTNEGFVCKFSFKGMCRPLTLGGPGQVNYTTPFQASRSSLQAVPFGSMANVACGDGDGSGQHYFLCKEKAPGVFDWESSGPLCISPKFGCDFNNGGCQQDCFEGGDGSFRCGCRPGFRLLDDLVTCASRNPCSSSPCGGGAVCVPGPPGKDFTCRCPPGYQLDSTQRDCVDVDECQEVPCAQECVNTPGGFRCECWVGYEPSGPEVGTCVDVDECVPGRSPCAQGCTNTDGSFRCSCEEGYVLAGEDGTRCLDVDECAGPQGGLCDSLCFNTEGSFRCGCLPGWELSPDGVSCTGGPTSPGPPAGAPQGEDTKDGEGRLVPSATTSSPTRDNSEGTSAVTPATRKPSPPDSIPISLAPPDRLVSSGSPGIWMEPSTRHPTATTDRGASTGEDFSAKQSDDGTDGQKLLLFYILGTVVAILLLLALALGLLVFRKRRAKREEKEKKPQSAADSYAWVPERAESRATENPYSPTPGTDC; encoded by the exons ATGGCCGGCTCTGCcggcctgctgctgctgctgctgctggtcccgCCCCGGGTGGGGGCCGCCGCTGACCAGGAGGCCGTGGTCTGCGCGGGGGCTGCCTGCTACACGGCTCACCGGGTCAAGCTGAGTGCGGAGGAAGCCCAGCTCCACTGCAGCAAGAATGGGGGCAACCTGGCCACGGTGAAGAGCGAGGAGGAGGCCCGGCACGTCCAGGGCGCCCTGGTCCAGCTCCTGCCGCCGGGGACGCCCCTGGCAGATCGCACAGGCAGGTTCTGGATTGGGCTCCAGAGAGACAAGGGCAAGTGCTTGGACAGCAACCTGCCCCTGAAGGGCTTCAGCTGGGTGGGCGGCGGAGAGGACACGTCGTACACCAACTGGCACAAGGAGGCCAAGAGCTCCTGCACCTCCAAGCGCTGCGTGTCCCTGATGCTGGATCTGTCCATGCCGGCCCTGGCCAGCCGCCTCTCCAGGTGGGCCGAGGGCCCGTGTGGGAGCTCCAAGTATTCTGGGAGCACCAATGAGGGCTTTGTGTGCAAGTTCAGCTTCAAAGGCATGTGCCGGCCGTTGACCCTGGGGGGCCCAGGCCAGGTGAACTACACCACCCCCTTCCAGGCCAGCCGCTCCTCTCTGCAGGCCGTGCCCTTTGGCTCCATGGCCAACGTGGCCTGCGGGGACGGGGACGGGAGCGGGCAGCATTACTTCCTGTGCAAGGAGAAGGCGCCTGGCGTATTTGACTGGGAGAGCTCGGGGCCCCTCTGCATCAGCCCCAAGTTCGGCTGCGACTTCAACAACGGAGGCTGCCAGCAGGACTGCTTTGAGGGCGGGGACGGTTCTTTCCGCTGCGGCTGCCGGCCCGGGTTCCGGCTGCTGGACGACCTGGTCACCTGCGCCTCTCGGAACCCTTGCAGCTCCAGCCCGTGCGGAGGGGGGGCCGTGTGCGTCCCTGGGCCCCCCGGGAAGGACTTCACGTGTCGCTGCCCCCCAGGCTACCAGCTGGACTCGACGCAGCGGGACTGCGTGGACGTGGATGAGTGCCAGGAGGTCCCCTGCGCCCAGGAGTGTGTCAACACCCCCGGGGGCTTCCGCTGCGAGTGCTGGGTGGGCTACGAGCCCAGCGGCCCCGAAGTGGGGACCTGTGTGGATGTGGACGAGTGTGTCCCTGGCCGCTCGCCCTGCGCTCAAGGCTGCACCAACACTGACGGCTCCTTCCGCTGCTCCTGCGAGGAGGGCTACGTCCTGGCCGGGGAGGACGGCACCCGGTGCCTGGACGTGGACGAGTGTGCAGGCCCACAGGGCGGCCTCTGTGACAGCCTCTGCTTCAACACAGAGGGGTCCTTCCGTTGCGGCTGCCTGCCGGGTTGGGAGCTGTCCCCCGACGGGGTCTCCTGCACCGGGGGCCCCACATCCCCGGGACCACCGGCTGGAGCTCCCCAAGGGGAGGACACAAAAGATGGAGAAGGGAGGCTCGTGCCTTCTGCCACAACGTCCAGTCCCACCAGGGACAACTCCGAGGGCACCTCTGCGGTGACTCCGGCTACCAGGAAACCCTCCCCGCCAGACAGCATTCCCATTTCCCTTGCCCCACCTGACAGGCTGGTCTCCAGTGGGTCCCCTGGCATCTGGATGGAGCCCAGCACCCGTCACCCCACGGCCACCACTGACCGTGGGGCGTCCACAGGTGAGGATTTCAGCGCCAAACAAAGTGATGACGGCACGGACGGGCAGAAGCTGCTCCTGTTCTACATCCTGGGCACCGTGGTGGCCATCCTGCTCCTGCTGGCTCTGGCTCTAGGGCTGCTGGTCTTTCGCAAGCGCAGAgccaagagggaggagaaggagaagaaacctCAGAGCGCAGCAGACAGCTACGCCTGGGTCCCCGAGCGAGCCGAGAGCAGGGCCACAGAGAACCCCTACAG TCCAACGCCGGGGACGGACTGCTGA